TCTCCTCCGTTTAAAGAAGGGGAATTTGACCTTATGTTCGGTCAGGGCGCTTCTAAATCAGGATGCCTTATTGATTATGCAGTAAAAGGGGATATCATTCAGAAAAGCGGTGCCTGGTTTAATTACGGAGACATTAAAATTGGTCAGGGCAGAGAAAATGCCAAAAAGTTTATTGAAGAAAATATTGATATCTATAATGAAATTGAAGAAAAAGTCCGTGCAATGTTTATAGAAAAAGGCGCAGATTTAACAGAATAAATTATAAGTCCCGGTTACAAACCGGGGCTTAAATTTTTGATATGGAAAAATATATAAAAATATTAAAAAAACTATTGACTTAAACATAATGATATGATATACTATCTTTGCCTTAAAGAAAAAGGTCTTTTTTTATTGTGCCTTTTTTGAATAAATTAACCGTTGGAGGTGTAACTAATGAGAGTTAAAATTACATTAGCATGCTCTGAATGTAAACAGAGAAATTACGACAAAATTAAGAACAAAAAGAATACCCCGGACAGAATTGAACTTAACAAATATTGTAAATTCTGTAAGAAACACACACTACACAAGGAAACAAAATAGTTTGTGTTCCATTTTACTGTAAGGAGTGTATAGAATTATGATGAACAAAGCCGGAACCAATAAAAAAGAAAATAAATTGGTTAAATCTATAAGAGGCATAAAATCTGAATTTAAAAAGATTGTTTGGCCTTCTTGGAAACAACTTGTGAATAACACATTGATTGTTATTGCTTTCGTTCTGATTTTCGGTATTATTATAGCACTGCTTGATACCGGATTCAGATTCTCAATTGTACAATGGTTTACAAAGTAATATAGGAGGAGCAGTATTTCACTGTAAGTTGTTATGGAAAATGCTAAATGGTATGTCATTCACACTTATTCAGGATATGAAAATAAGGTGAAAACAAATATAGAAAAAACAGTTGAAAACCGTGAACTTCACGATAAAATTCTGGAAATAAGACTTCCTGAAGAAGATGTTGTAGAAGTTAAAGACGGTGTTCAGAAGGCAACTAGAAGAAAGCTTTTCCCTGGTTATCTGTTTGTTAAAATGGTGATGGATAACGAAACATGGTACATTGTAAGAAACACAAGAGGGGTTACAAGTTTCGTAGGCCCTGGTTCAAAACCTGTTCCTTTATCTGAAGAGGAAATAGCAAATCTTTGCCTTGAAGAACAAATATTTGAACTTGATTTTGCAGTTGGAGACAGTGTTCGTATTACCGACGGTCCTCTTACTGACTTTATCGGAGAAGTTCAGTCTATCGACGAAGAAACTCACAAATTTGTTGTTATGGTTTCAATGTTTGGTAGAGAAACTCCTGTCGAGCTTGAAT
This genomic stretch from Clostridia bacterium harbors:
- the rpmG gene encoding 50S ribosomal protein L33 gives rise to the protein MRVKITLACSECKQRNYDKIKNKKNTPDRIELNKYCKFCKKHTLHKETK
- the secE gene encoding preprotein translocase subunit SecE encodes the protein MMNKAGTNKKENKLVKSIRGIKSEFKKIVWPSWKQLVNNTLIVIAFVLIFGIIIALLDTGFRFSIVQWFTK
- the nusG gene encoding transcription termination/antitermination protein NusG yields the protein MENAKWYVIHTYSGYENKVKTNIEKTVENRELHDKILEIRLPEEDVVEVKDGVQKATRRKLFPGYLFVKMVMDNETWYIVRNTRGVTSFVGPGSKPVPLSEEEIANLCLEEQIFELDFAVGDSVRITDGPLTDFIGEVQSIDEETHKFVVMVSMFGRETPVELEYGQAEVM